One part of the Glycine soja cultivar W05 chromosome 11, ASM419377v2, whole genome shotgun sequence genome encodes these proteins:
- the LOC114377572 gene encoding lysM and putative peptidoglycan-binding domain-containing protein 1-like isoform X2 has product MYDYNHSQMMMSSSASSPPTLGYIQHPISKLDTLAGIAIKYGVEVADIKKMNGLVTDSQMFALKSIGIPLNGKHPPPIITGYDDNTDNSPAADNAKSLRRKSSEQKLSPVMSCLRSHYGTKPTMKKSVSEIFSMVEYEKRASKCSENGSFYKKSPMSPQHHSHHKKSHSLANETLDDIMEVVKARRSDSDRSGTLIRRSYKSEANLQRIPELLLKQDCNNSNGSFSFSARSAKGLAQRQKSGSRIALTAYSNHVV; this is encoded by the exons ATGTATGATTATAATCATAGCCAAATGATGATGTCATCTtctgcatcatcccctccaacGCTAGGCTACATTCAGCATCCAATTTCCAAATTGGACACGCTAGCTGGCATAGCAATCAAGTATGGTGTTGag GTTGCGGACATAAAAAAGATGAATGGACTAGTTACTGACAGCCAGATGTTTGCTCTTAAGTCTATTGGCATTCCACTAAATGGAAAGCACCCTCCGCCCATTATTACAGG ATATGATGATAACACAGACAACAGTCCAGCTGCTGATAATGCAAAGTCCCTGAGAAGGAAGTCCTCCGAGCAGAAGCTCTCCCCGGTCATGAGCTGTTTACGAAGTCACTACGGAACTAAACCGACAATGAAGAAATCTGTATCTGAAATCTTTAGCATGGTGGAGTACGAAAAAAGGGCTTCAAAATGTTCAGAAAATGGTTCATTCTACAAGAAATCACCAATGTCCCCTCAACATCATAGTCATCACAAAAAATCTCATAGTTTGGCGAACGAAACTTTGGATGACATTATGGAAGTTGTAAAAGCCAGAAGAAGTGATTCTGATAGGAGTGGTACACTTATCCGGAGGAGTTATAAATCTGAAGCTAACCTTCAGCGTATTCCAGAGTTGCTCTTGAAGCAGGATTGTAATAACAGTAATGGTAGCTTTTCATTTTCAGCAAGATCAGCAAAGGGACTAGCTCAGAGGCAGAAATCTGGTAGCCGAATTGCACTGACAGCTTATTCGAATCACGTGGTTTAA
- the LOC114377572 gene encoding uncharacterized protein LOC114377572 isoform X1, with protein sequence MQIQTRSMYDYNHSQMMMSSSASSPPTLGYIQHPISKLDTLAGIAIKYGVEVADIKKMNGLVTDSQMFALKSIGIPLNGKHPPPIITGYDDNTDNSPAADNAKSLRRKSSEQKLSPVMSCLRSHYGTKPTMKKSVSEIFSMVEYEKRASKCSENGSFYKKSPMSPQHHSHHKKSHSLANETLDDIMEVVKARRSDSDRSGTLIRRSYKSEANLQRIPELLLKQDCNNSNGSFSFSARSAKGLAQRQKSGSRIALTAYSNHVV encoded by the exons ATGCAGATCCAAACACGCTCTATGTATGATTATAATCATAGCCAAATGATGATGTCATCTtctgcatcatcccctccaacGCTAGGCTACATTCAGCATCCAATTTCCAAATTGGACACGCTAGCTGGCATAGCAATCAAGTATGGTGTTGag GTTGCGGACATAAAAAAGATGAATGGACTAGTTACTGACAGCCAGATGTTTGCTCTTAAGTCTATTGGCATTCCACTAAATGGAAAGCACCCTCCGCCCATTATTACAGG ATATGATGATAACACAGACAACAGTCCAGCTGCTGATAATGCAAAGTCCCTGAGAAGGAAGTCCTCCGAGCAGAAGCTCTCCCCGGTCATGAGCTGTTTACGAAGTCACTACGGAACTAAACCGACAATGAAGAAATCTGTATCTGAAATCTTTAGCATGGTGGAGTACGAAAAAAGGGCTTCAAAATGTTCAGAAAATGGTTCATTCTACAAGAAATCACCAATGTCCCCTCAACATCATAGTCATCACAAAAAATCTCATAGTTTGGCGAACGAAACTTTGGATGACATTATGGAAGTTGTAAAAGCCAGAAGAAGTGATTCTGATAGGAGTGGTACACTTATCCGGAGGAGTTATAAATCTGAAGCTAACCTTCAGCGTATTCCAGAGTTGCTCTTGAAGCAGGATTGTAATAACAGTAATGGTAGCTTTTCATTTTCAGCAAGATCAGCAAAGGGACTAGCTCAGAGGCAGAAATCTGGTAGCCGAATTGCACTGACAGCTTATTCGAATCACGTGGTTTAA
- the LOC114377571 gene encoding peter Pan-like protein, translated as MRKKKQGFRRPVIIKKPKQPQEQPSVDPITGKKIPKSFVFSRGKLPAPLKQLQMDLRKLMLPYTALSLREKKRNNLRDFLNVAGPMGVTHFFILSKTATSPYLRVATTPQGPTLTFKIHEYSLAADIARSQLHPRCPKDLFKSSALIVLSGFVSGDPPLQLTTNMFQNIFPTIDVKTVKLSTCQRIVLLNYNKDTKLIDFRHYSIRLQPVGVSRRIRKLVQSHQVPDLRNLLDVSNFVTKAGYGSESEADEEAATVTLSSDIGRVNRASTKSAVKLHEVGPRMTLQLVRIEKGLCSGEVLFSEYGKAGGKGKSDDEMQGEEDEEDQDGEHPEDSED; from the exons ATG aggaagaagaaacaaggGTTCAGAAGACCCGTTATCATAAAAAAACCGAAGCAACCGCAAGAGCAACCCAGCGTCGATCCTATTACGGGAAAGAAAATCCCCAAAAGTTTCGTCTTTTCACGAGGCAAGTTGCCGGCTCCTCTCAAACAGCTTCAGATGGACCTCAGAAAGTTGATGCTTCCGTACACTGCTCTCAGCCTCAGG GAAAAGAAACGGAATAATCTGCGAGACTTTCTGAATGTTGCTGGACCTATGGGTGTCACACATTTCTTCATATTGTCAAAAACCGCTACTTCACCTTACTTGAGGGTTGCAACAACCCCTCAAGGGCCTACTCTTACGTTTAAGATACATGAATACTCATTGGCCGCTGACATTGCTCGATCTCAATTGCATCCTCGATGCCCTAAGGATCTGTTTAAAAGTTCTGCTCTG ATTGTGCTTTCTGGATTTGTGAGTGGAGATCCACCACTGCAGCTTACAACTAACATGTTTCAGAATATTTTTCCAACAATTGATGTCAAAACT GTTAAGCTCTCCACATGCCAAAGAATTGTGTTGCTTAATTACAACAAAGACACTAAGCTCATTGATTTTCGCCATTATTCCATAAGACTACAACCTGTAGGTGTTTCACGCAGAATAAGAAAACTTGTGCAGAGCCATCAGGTTCCTGATCTAAGGAATCTTCTAGATGTTAGTAATTTTGTCACAAA GGCTGGCTATGGATCAGAAAGTGAAGCTGATGAAGAAGCAGCAACAGTTACTTTGTCCAGTGACATTGGTAGAGTTAATCGTGCTTCTACAAAAAGTGCTGTCAAACTGCATGAGGTTGGACCCAGAATGACTCTTCAACTAGTTAGAATTGAGAAGGGACTGTGTTCGGGTGAAGTTCTCTTCAGTGAATATG GAAAAGCTGGTGGCAAAGGAAAAAGTGATGATGAGATGCAGggtgaagaagatgaagaagatcaaGATGGAGAGCATCCAGAGGATAGTGAAGACTAA
- the LOC114377495 gene encoding photosystem II stability/assembly factor HCF136, chloroplastic-like has product MATLQFTFTDSTTLFRPSLPSTRTFSRNRSLIVKASSSSSDDFSKSRRRFIAETAALSVSLPQLAARAEDALSEWERVYLPIDPGVVLLDIAFVPDDPNHGFLLGTRQTILETKDGGNTWAPRSIPSAEDEDFNYRFNSISFKGKEGWIVGKPAILLYTSDAGDSWERIPLSAELPGDMVYIKATGEKSAEMVTDEGAIYVTANRGYNWRAAVQETVSATLNRTVSSGISGASYYTGTFNTVNRSPDGRYVAVSSRGNFYLTWEPGQPFWQPHNRAVARRIQNMGWRADGGLWLLVRGGGLYLSKGTGLTEEFEEVPVQSRGFGILDVGYRSTDEAWAAGGSGILLRTTNGGKSWIRDKAADNIAANLYSVKFIDEKKGFVLGNDGVLLRYLG; this is encoded by the exons ATGGCCACTCTGCAATTCACCTTCACCGACTCAACCACATTGTTCAGGCCTTCTCTACCTTCCACGCGAACCTTCTCTCGAAACCGAAGCCTCATTGTCAaagcctcttcttcttcttctgacgACTTCTCCAAAAGCAGGCGACGCTTCATCGCCGAAACCGCCGCACTCTCGGTCTCGCTCCCTCAGTTAGCGGCGCGTGCCGAAGACGCGCTTTCGGAGTGGGAGAGAGTATACCTCCCTATCGACCCCGGCGTCGTGCTTCTCGACATCGCTTTTGTCCCCGACGATCCCAACCACG GTTTTCTTCTCGGGACGAGGCAAACCATTCTGGAGACGAAAGATGGAGGAAACACTTGGGCTCCGCGTTCGATTCCTTCTGCTGAAGACGAAGATTTCAACTATCGCTTCAATTCCATCAGCTTCAAAGGGAAGGAAGGGTGGATTGTCGGAAAACCTGCGATTCTGTTGTACACTTCCGATGCCGGAGACAGTTGGGAGAGGATACCTCTCAGTGCTGAACTTCCAGGGGATATG GTGTACATAAAGGCAACCGGTGAGAAGAGTGCGGAGATGGTGACCGACGAAGGTGCCATATATGTTACTGCAAACAGAGGTTACAACTGGAGGGCTGCTGTGCAGGAAACTGTCTCAGCTACTCTTAACAG AACAGTTTCTAGTGGTATTAGTGGTGCAAGCTACTACACTGGAACTTTCAATACTGTCAATCGCTCTCCAGATGGAAGGTATGTTGCAGTCTCAAGTCGGGGCAACTTCTACTTAACCTGGGAGCCTGGTCAG ccATTCTGGCAGCCACATAATAGAGCAGTTGCCAGAAGAATCCAGAACATGGGATGGAGAGCTGATGGTGGTCTGTGGCTTCTTGTTCGTGGAGGTGGTCTTTATCTCAGCAAGGGCACAGGG TTAactgaagaatttgaggaggttCCTGTTCAAAGCCGGGGTTTTGGCATTCTTGATGTTGGATATCGTTCAACG GATGAGGCATGGGCAGCAGGAGGAAGTGGTATTCTTTTGAGAACTACTAATGGTGGCAAGTCATGGATCCGTGACAAAGCTGCTGACAACATTGCTGCAAATTTATACTCAGTGAA GTTCATTGATGAGAAGAAGGGATTTGTATTGGGGAATGATGGAGTCTTGCTTCGCTACCTTGGATAG